Genomic window (Trichocoleus sp.):
GATCGTTTGTCTTTCGCATCAGTCCAGTTCCGTTGTAGCGATGGATGAGGGTAGCAGATGACTAGGTAGCTTCTATCAGGTGGTGCGAGAAATCGGACGGTGTGTCACCCACTGTTGCAGCTTCACAACGGCGAAATCCAAAATTAGACCTGTCAAGCCAATGACAAACACTGCCAAAAAGACAGAGCTTAAGTTGAGGCGGCTCCACTCGTCCCAGACAAAAAAGCCAATTCCGACACCGCCCGTCAGCATCTCTACTGCCACGATGACCAACCAGGCGATTCCTAAGCTAATCCGTAGCCCTGTGAAAATGTAGGGCAAACTAGCAGGCAAAATAATTTTTGTCATCTGTCTCCATTTCGGCATTTCCAACACTCGCGCCACGTTGAGATAGTCTTGCGAAACGCTGGATACTCCTAAGGCTGTGTTAATGATGGTTGACCAAAGGGAGGTAATGAAAATGACGAAAATTGCCGACGGGTCTGCCAGATTGAAAATTGCTAGGGCGATCGGCAGCCAGGCCAGCGGCGAAACAGGTTTAAGAATTTGAATAATTGGATTCAGTGCCAGCATCGCCTGACGCGACATGCCAATCAAAAAACCGACTGGAATTGCGACGATCGCTCCCAAGATAAAGCCAATCAGCACCCGTCTCAGGCTTGCCAGCAACAGCCAACCAATGCCCAGGTCACCCGGCCCACGCCGATAGAAGGGATGCAGCAGATAGTCTAAATTGGCAGTGAAGGCTTGCCAGGGCGTTGGCATTACTTCACTTTTGAGAGAGGCAACCAACCACCAAGCCAAAATCAGCCCGAGAAAGCCGAGCAACGGCAGTAAGACACTGTCGCGCAGCAACACAGGACGACTTCGCTTCCATACTGCCTGTCCAGCAACCAGAATTGCAGCAACGAATTGCAGCACCATATTGTGATACTCCTCAGAATCAAAGACGATCGAAGCATGGGAAGTTTCCCAACGGTCTAAGGACACTGATGAGCTTCAGATAGATGGATGAGCAAGACTCAAAAATCTAACATAGATGCTTTCAGTCTCCTCTCAATGCTGACGGAGTTAGCTGACGGGCTAGGACTGAGAGGTGTCCTTCAAAGGAAAGGGAGATCCTTTCGGCTGATACGCCCCAAAATTGGTTCCTCCGCTTTAGCTTCATTGCCGCTTTACAGCAATAGACAAAGCCAAATTAAGCTGACCTGGATACTAGTTTTTTAACGTAGCACTCCAAATAAAGTTCGTCAATCTCTCTGTAGACTGGCGCGCATATTGATTAAAGCTAAATTAACCAATAGGGCAGACAAATTGCCTACCCCACTAAAACTTATAGATACTTCTTCTCGCCGTGCTCCTCGACATACATTGGCGGTTCGATCGCAAAGTTATCAACCTTGCCTGCTTCATCAATCACAAAACCGTGGGTTGTCGGCAGTGTTCCCTCTTCCTGCTCAGCGTATGCTTCCAGTTGTTCTACGTTTAATTCAACGTCCTGGTCAGAAGGAATGCGAGCTTCTGGATCATTGACAGCGATTGATTGTGCCATCTGCACACCCCACTGATCTCCAGAGGCACCTTTCCCAGGCTCCGCTTCATTTGGATTGCCAACATTCTGATTAAAGTTCATGTCTGACTTTTTTTCCTGGCTCATTCGATGTTTCCTCTTATTTTTCTCTATTTAATTCGATCTGGATTTAGCGTTAATTTCAAGTAAGCTACTGAATTAGCTTCAACGAAACCAGTAAAAGGCTATCTCAATTCCCTTAACGATCGATTCCTTCCGAAGTGAGAGTTTCTTCTAGTCAATTGCTGTACAAACCTGCATCTTATTTATTCCGGTTGCAGGATGGTTGGCATTAAAACAGCATCAATAACGTGGATTACGCCATTGTCAGTTAGGATGTCCATTTTAATTACATTGGCATCATTCACTGTCACACCATTTTTGTGCTGCTCTACGATAACAACTGATCCTTCCACTGTTGGTGCTTCTTTAATTTCAGCGAGATCATCCGATCGCACATCACCAAACAGAACGTGGTATAGCAAAACTTGCTTAAGCTTCTGCTGATCTTGCAGCAGGTCATCCATCAATCCTTGGGGAAGCTGACTAAATGCTTCCTCACTAGGTGCCAGAATTGTAAAAGGTCCTGGGCTTTTGAGCATTTCCTCCAAGTCTGCCGATTTAACCGCTGCCATGAGTGTATTAAATGAACCAGCACTAGCAGCAGTTTCGATCAGGTCTGTCATGATTGCTCCTCGATTAAATGTTTCTCTAATTAGAGTTAAATTGTCTGACAGACAAAATGCATCCTTCAAAGGTTAGGACTGTTCAAACCATTGTTAGATCCATTGAACCGAATTCATTTATAAGTTGAAGGCGAATGATCTGCTGCGCGTCTATCCTTAGAGTCATAGTCAAAGCAGTCCGATGCTTCTGGCTTCAACGCCGTTTTTGGATTGACCGTACAGCTGAGATATGGACTGTTGACAAAAAATCGACATTTAAGACAGGGAATATCTCTAACCTCTTTGGAGTTGCCCCACTTGCGACGAAGCTTTGGCAGCCCAATAAAAGTAGCAGTTGCAACCGACCAAATCACAATAAAACTAATTGGAACGAGAAACAAAACGCTGTCTGTCGAAGCTATTTCATTCACCGCTTTAGGGTTCGGTGGAGCAAAGCCTGTCTGGGATGTAACGAGCTTGATTTCAGGGTGTCCCGTTTTCATAGTTTTACAAAAGATGGAGGTTACAGCGCCAGTTCTTATTCACTGGCTGCCTGAAGTTGAGGAAGCTGTGTGCTACCCCCATAGAGTTCAACAAATCGGTTGAACAGCAGCATCGTTTCATGGTTGGATGTTTTACCCGCATGAAGCACTCGGCTCAAGTTTCGCTCCGCCAGCTTTTGCAGATAGGGCAGGTCTTCAAATAGGGTCAAGCAAGAAGCAAAGTGCAATAGCGGCTGTAGCAGGGGACGGGGCCATTTGAGGTCACTGTAGATATCGATAAAGAACTTGTGCTGATTGTCATCCATCGGCACTACATTAAACAGCACAATCATCCGCTTGTCGTTGTAAACCGGAATGCTCAGCTCAACCGTGTAAGGCGTATGCAAAATCAGATCAACTTCGACAATTGGCTGTCGCCAAATTCTTAGCACATTCATCGGCGATTCGAGCATGGTTTGAAATTTCACTCGTCCCCCGATCGTGGTTGGTTGAAATTCACTTACCTGAACGATTCTTAAGTTCCCCAAGCTTAAGCTGTGAACGTTCTCCAAATGCTTCAGGTTCAACAGGTGATAAATCTGACAAACGTAGGGAAACGGTAGGATGTAGCCCTGGCTAATAACGTGCTTTTCATGCAGTTCCCGCATTCTCGACTGAGTGGCATGAAGATAAGCATCGTAGGGGTGGTTTAAGTCAGAGCGATCGACAGGAACAACTGCTTTTTCGGAATCAGTGACATCTGCCTCAGGCTTCAGATAAAGCCAGCTCAGAAAGAAGAGCGAAGCAGTCAATAACTGTACAATCTCAGTCGGTGAGAAATAGCCATCTGCAAAAGCAGCAATACCCCGATCGGTGATTCCAAACAGCCAGGAAGGAATGCCTAAAATCCAAATACCATTCTTAATGCTGGTAATTGACAGGGCAATATCAATTGATGAATTGCGTTTGGCTGAAATGCGATCGGTTTTGTGATCGAGGGACGTAGACATAGGGAGGTGAGGAGCGAAACAGTGAATATAAAGAAACTGGACTACGAAGGCTGCTGACAAGAATCCCTGCAATATTCAGCCAAGTAGATGAGCGATCGGAAACGTAGTCCGATAAACTGGTCATACAGAGGATTGAGCTTACAGAGCGGCGGAATTGTAGCGATGGTGTGATTGCCGATTGTAATCGTGCGAGCGAAAGGGCAATCAGCGGGAACCACTTTACAAATAAACTCAGCAACTGCCACATCTCTGACTTCAACGCGATCGAGCCAGTGCCGAATTGGAAATAGTAAATCAAATGAGGAATTGGGCTGTAGGAAGCTAAACATACACTCAGATTCCTTGGAAGTGAAAGAAAAACCGTCTGGTTTATGCAGCACTAGAAACAGCAACAACAGCAGTTGCTTGTGCTTCAGCAGTTGAAATCAGCGTCCAGCCTTCTCGGAACAGTTTTTGATAGGTTGCCCAACCCTTTGAACCCCCCGGCACTACGTAGTCTGGTACGGCTCCCGGAAATAATTGATAAGATTGCCAGGGCTGGTTGGGAGCAGTGCGAACATGAAGAATTTTTGTACCGTTTGTACCAAATCCAGCAAGCCAACACATTTGTCCAGTCATCATACAAACTCCTTAAATTAAGTCTATTGCTACTTAAAAAGAGCATTTGCAAAGCAGCAGCCGAGTTAGAAAGATTTGGCTGAGCTGACTTCTCTGTAGTCACTAATCATGAATTTAGAGCTGGAAGCAATTTAAGCGATCGAATCAAGCGGAAAAGGAATAACAGTATGCTCCTATACCGTTCAATTCTGATTAACAGTAGCTCTTTCAACACAATGGTTTACTTACCTACTAAAGTGCTGCGAGATTAGCCGAAAATCCTCCTTCTAGAGTGCCAATTATTGATGCAATCGTCTGTTCCAGTCGATAGAGTAAACAATTGTTACAATATAGCTCTTGTTGAATAGAGTTGCCACTTATTGTGGTTTTGACAATGCTTTTGCCGCAGTTACATTTGCAGCTTTTTTTGAGCAGGCAACCTTCACGAAGGTTCTCCCCCGAAGCCTACCCCAACTGCATGATGAACTTGTTTGAGATTATTACTTTGGATAGAGAAATAATTTCTAATCTGCAAGTACAACAGAAACAGCTAGACAAGAATGTAAGCAATGAACGCAATTCCTAGATTTAATAGAAATCAACCGGTTCGTTTTGTTGGTGGGCAAGGCACAATTAGGTCGTATCATCCTGAATCTGGTTCCTGGAAATATTTGGTCGAGATGGAAATGGGTCCAGAACCCGATGTTGGTAGGATTGGATACGAAACAACAGTTTTATTATTAGAATCAGATTTATTTGGATTTGAATAATGTCGCTTTGCCGATCAAAACATTGCTATGGTTAGAGGCAGTTCAACAAGAACTGCTTTTTTCTTAGAAATAAGTTTTTCTTAATCATAATAATTCTATAACTTATCGATCGAATGTTTCCGCATCAGTTTTTATCCTGCGGCTATAAAGTAGGAATCGAGACGCAAACTTTTACTCTACTTCTACTGTTTTGTAACAGCTTTACTATTTTGTGACAGCAGCGATCGAACCTGAGCGAGCAGTTGATCAAAATCAACAGGTTTCCGGATGAATCCATCTACTCCAACATCGAAGCCTTTGGAGTCTGCAGTTTGGTCAAATCCAGTAATTAGCAAAATTGGAATATAGGGCAATGCCGGATTCTGTCGAACATGGCGCGTCACCTCATACCCACTCATGCCAGGCATCATCACGTCCAATAGGACCAATGCGGGTGGGGCAGCCTCAATTTTTTCTAACGCAGTTTGACCATTATCCGCAATATCAACCTGATAACCCTCTGCCTCCAGGAAAGTTTGCAGTAAAAAGGAATTATCAGAAATATCATCTACGATTAGAATACGTAGATCGATTGGTAGGGGAACATCCAGTCGCTGATTCATAAAATTGACATCGTTAAAAGCAAGACTATATATTACAAAATTATTATATTTTCTTTAGAAATATACCTCGTTCTTAGGATGGAAGCATTTTTTAGCTTCTAAGGGAAAATATTCCCCCAGATACTCTCTCTGCTCAATATAATTATATTATTTTTATATCTGCAATAGATAGGAAAAAAGCAGCCCCCGAAGGAACTGCCGCAGTTTCTGGTCTCTCTTCCTTTCCACAAATATGCTAGTTCAACGATACAAGAACGATCGTCTGCCATAGGAAAGAGTTCTGCTGTCATTTCAGTTTTTCGTCTGCCCATCCAGCTTCATCCTGTTTTTCCAGCAATTTCTCTTCACAGACTATTCAATTCTCTGTTCTTGATACAGCTCACATCTTTTTCCAGAAGCGATCGACCCGTTAGCAACTCAATTTCATATCGCTTCAATTGTGCCAAGAAGCTCCGCTGAAAAATTCTGTCGAAACCCTGCCCTGAGGTTAAAGAAGTAATTGATAGAGGAAGTATATTGACAATTGATATCAGCGATTTGCAGCTGTTTGTTGTTTACTGTCTCGCCGATTGCAAAGTAATACGCTGTTTAATTTATTCAATTAGCCTCTGTCGCTAGTTAGGTTAGACACTTATATCCTCAGCAGGTTTAATCTCGATCGTCAGGCTGTTACTGTA
Coding sequences:
- a CDS encoding Mo-dependent nitrogenase C-terminal domain-containing protein; its protein translation is MFSFLQPNSSFDLLFPIRHWLDRVEVRDVAVAEFICKVVPADCPFARTITIGNHTIATIPPLCKLNPLYDQFIGLRFRSLIYLAEYCRDSCQQPS
- a CDS encoding response regulator, translated to MNQRLDVPLPIDLRILIVDDISDNSFLLQTFLEAEGYQVDIADNGQTALEKIEAAPPALVLLDVMMPGMSGYEVTRHVRQNPALPYIPILLITGFDQTADSKGFDVGVDGFIRKPVDFDQLLAQVRSLLSQNSKAVTKQ
- the ntrB gene encoding nitrate ABC transporter permease, translating into MSLDRWETSHASIVFDSEEYHNMVLQFVAAILVAGQAVWKRSRPVLLRDSVLLPLLGFLGLILAWWLVASLKSEVMPTPWQAFTANLDYLLHPFYRRGPGDLGIGWLLLASLRRVLIGFILGAIVAIPVGFLIGMSRQAMLALNPIIQILKPVSPLAWLPIALAIFNLADPSAIFVIFITSLWSTIINTALGVSSVSQDYLNVARVLEMPKWRQMTKIILPASLPYIFTGLRISLGIAWLVIVAVEMLTGGVGIGFFVWDEWSRLNLSSVFLAVFVIGLTGLILDFAVVKLQQWVTHRPISRTT
- a CDS encoding fasciclin domain-containing protein → MTDLIETAASAGSFNTLMAAVKSADLEEMLKSPGPFTILAPSEEAFSQLPQGLMDDLLQDQQKLKQVLLYHVLFGDVRSDDLAEIKEAPTVEGSVVIVEQHKNGVTVNDANVIKMDILTDNGVIHVIDAVLMPTILQPE